The proteins below are encoded in one region of Rhododendron vialii isolate Sample 1 chromosome 7a, ASM3025357v1:
- the LOC131332066 gene encoding glutathione S-transferase T3-like, translating to MHVSLDAVQGNGQKLKTYWRRAWDYFHEHMPLAQRNENSLMNRWSTIQLSVNKFCGCFAGIEAKHQSGMNEEDNVTEANKSYKELHGSSFQFEHCWNILKYQPKWHVDVEKKKTKKNKTWTIPSSSTPELVDLGECDATFVDLERPIGTKAEKKKRKLAEIPSSPLVGILTDIKEE from the exons ATGCATGTTAGCTTGGATGCCGTGCAAGGGAATGGCCAGAAACTGAAAACATACTGGAGAAGAGCGTGGGATTACTTTCATGAGCACATGCCATTGGCTCAGCGTAATGAGAATTCTCTGATGAATAGGTGGTCGACCATTCAACTTTCAGTTAACAAGTTCTGTGGATGCTTTGCTGGAATTGAAGCAAAGCATCAAAGTGGTATGAATGAGGAAGACAAT GTCACTGAAGCAAACAAATCGTACAAGGAACTCCATGGAAGCTCATTTCAATTTGAGCACTGTTGGAATATTTTGAAGTACCAACCAAAGTGGCATGTCGatgttgagaagaaaaaaacaaagaagaacaaaacttggacaataccttcttcttctactCCCGAGTTGGTAGATCTTGGAGAATGTGATGCCACCTTTGTGGACTTGGAGAGACCTATAGGTACCAAAGCTGAGAAGAAAAAACGAAAGTTAGCTGAAATTCCTAGTTCTCCTCTTGTAGGAATACTAACTGACATAAAggaagaataa
- the LOC131332670 gene encoding uncharacterized protein LOC131332670 has protein sequence MSRNALLNFLLLDSDDDDLEILTVIAMEEERLKSEREVVLHHGSVQGRKYIDRGTILGHERIFRDYFAEPPAYPPEYFRRRFRMSRSLFLRIQAAIEAHDPYFVQTRNVARKLGLSSLQKMTTAIRILAYGVSADFLDEIVRIGESTTLESLKRFVIAVIEIFSDEYLRSPTSDDIARLLVVGERRRFPGMLGSIDCVHWKWKNCSTAWKGMYSGHIREPTVILEAVASYDRWIWHSYFGLPGGNNDINVLKRSSVFTELAQGCAPPANYSINGHNYTMGYYLADVIRQPARFWGHSMLKVVMKACIIMHNMIIEDEREDDAQDFEYERDDGPLPEPVSHEHTTELMEFIRRQHVIRNRETHSQLQSDLVEHLWERHSQS, from the exons ATGTCTCGCAATGCTCTACTAAATTTTCTCCTTCTTGACTCAGACGACGATGATTTGGAGATACTTACCGTAATTGCTATGGAAGAAGAACGACtaaaaagtgagagagaagTAGTGCTACATCATGGTTCTGTTCAAGGTCGCAAATATATTGATCGTGGTACTATCCTTGGCCATGAAAGGATATTTCGCGACTATTTTGCGGAACCACCCGCTTATCCTCCCGAGTACTTTCGAAGGAGGTTTCGTATGAGCCGTTCTCTTTTTCTCCGTATTCAAGCTGCGATAGAAGCACATGATCCATACTTTGTCCAAACAAGAAATGTTGCCAGAAAGCTCGGCTTGTCTTCACTTCAAAAGATGACAACAGCAATTCGGATTCTTGCTTATGGGGTATCAGCTGATTTTTTAGATGAGATTGTGAGGATAGGGGAAAGCACCACATTAGAGAGTCTAAAGAGATTTGTCATAGCGGTGATTGAGATTTTTTCTGATGAATACTTAAGGTCACCCACTAGTGATGACATTGCTAGATTGCTAGTAGTTGGTGAACGGCGCAGATTTCCTGGGATGTTGGGAAGTATTGATTGTGTGCATTGGAAATGGAAGAATTGTTCAACGGCATGGAAAGGAATGTATAGTGGCCATATTCGCGAACCAACAGTTATTCTGGAAGCGGTAGCTTCGTATGACCGATGGATATGGCATTCATATTTTGGATTACCGGGAGGTAATAATGACATCAACGTGCTAAAAAGATCATCGGTCTTTACTGAATTGGCCCAAGGATGTGCTCCTCCGGCCAATTACTCGATCAATGGTCATAACTATACGATGGGATATTATCTAGCAGATG TTATACGTCAACCAGCACGTTTTTGGGGACATAGCATGCTCAAAGTTGTTATGAAAGCATGCATAATAATGCATAACATGATCATTGAGGACGAGCGAGAAGATGATGCACAAGACTTTGAATATGAAAGGGATGATGGACCTCTCCCCGAACCAGTATCACATGAGCATACAACGGAACTTATGGAGTTCATTCGACGCCAACATGTTATTCGAAATAGAGAGACTCACTCCCAACTTCAATCAGACCTCGTCGAGCACTTATGGGAGCGACATAGCCAGTCATAG